One stretch of Nicotiana tabacum cultivar K326 chromosome 18, ASM71507v2, whole genome shotgun sequence DNA includes these proteins:
- the LOC107785159 gene encoding protein STRICTOSIDINE SYNTHASE-LIKE 3 — protein sequence MRPATLFGGVFLVLAVYCGLDPLKHSAISEFPDFESFKVEMPAWSEFPVEKDSQNLLQKSEIKFLNQIQGPESIAFDPQGRGPYTGIADGRVVFWDGEKWNDFAYTSANRSGLCDPKPSPMSYLKNEHICGRPLGLRFDKRTGDLYIADAYFGLVKVGPEGGLAESLTTEAEGVPLGFTNDLDVDNEGNVYFTDSSTKYQRRNFMQLVFSAEDSGRVLKYNPRTKETTVLIHNLQFPNGLSLSKDGSFFIFCEGSKGRLRKYWLKGEKVGTSEVIAILPGYPDNVRANERNEFWVAIHCRRTIYSYINAIYPPLRQFLLKLPVPAKLQYLMHIGGRLHAVVVKYSPEGKLLQILEDRQGKVVKAVSEVEEREGKLWMGSVLMSFISVYQLE from the exons ATGAGACCTGCAACACTTTTTGGCGGAGTGTTCCTTGTGTTAGCAGTGTACTGTGGATTAGACCCTTTAAAGCACAGTGCAATATCTGAGTTCCCAGATTTTGAGTCTTTTAAGGTTGAGATGCCAGCTTGGTCTGAATTCCCAGTTGAAAAAGACTCACAAAATTTGCTTCAGAAATCTGaaatcaaattcttgaaccaAATTCAGGGGCCAGAAAGTATTGCCTTTGACCCTCAGGGTAGAGGACCTTATACAGGGATAGCTGATGGGAGAGTTGTGTTTTGGGATGGTGAAAAATGGAATGATTTTGCTTATACATCAGCTAATAG GTCAGGCTTATGTGACCCAAAACCATCTCCTATGAGCTATTTGAAGAATGAGCACATCTGTGGTAGGCCTTTGGGGTTAAGGTTTGACAAAAGAACAGGTGACTTATATATTGCAGATGCATATTTTGGGTTAGTGAAGGTAGGCCCTGAAGGTGGATTAGCAGAATCTTTGACAACTGAGGCTGAAGGAGTGCCTCTAGGATTCACAAATGACTTGGATGTTGATAACGAAGGGAATGTTTATTTTACAGATAGCAGCACGAAGTACCAACGCAG GAACTTTATGCAGCTGGTTTTCTCAGCAGAAGATAGTGGGAGGGTTCTCAAATACAATCCTAGGACAAAAGAAACCACTGTTCTTATCCACAACCTTCAATTTCCAAATGGTCTTTCACTTAGCAAGGATGGTTCCTTCTTTATATTTTGTGAAGGTTCCAAGGGCAG ATTACGAAAATACTGGCTGAAAGGTGAGAAAGTCGGTACCTCAGAAGTAATAGCAATCCTCCCAGGATATCCTGACAATGTGAGagcaaatgaaagaaatgaattCTGGGTAGCAATCCACTGTCGGCGCACCATTTACAGTTACATAAATGCCATATACCCACCACTTCGTCAATTCTTGCTGAAGCTTCCCGTCCCTGCAAAGCTCCAATACCTCATGCATATTGGTGGCCGGCTCCATGCAGTCGTTGTGAAGTACAGCCCCGAAGGAAAGCTTTTACAGATATTGGAAGATCGACAAGGTAAAGTCGTTAAAGCTGTCAGCGAGGTAGAGGAGAGGGAAGGGAAGCTTTGGATGGGGAGTGTTCTGATGTCTTTCATCTCAGTTTACCAACTAGAATGA